One stretch of bacterium DNA includes these proteins:
- the flgB gene encoding flagellar basal body rod protein FlgB codes for MDLISTRTIEFATLGLDGLSARHKAISSNIANADTPDYKRVDVTFEDQLSKIINTEDLKENQRLINSMGMNNTIDNILSNNQPKAPLSVNYNESFMKMSDFNPQTVESDENAPNTNGNTVNIEQEMSSLTKNGMSYNALANLQSREFKSLAEIIRGGNV; via the coding sequence ATGGATTTAATAAGTACAAGAACAATAGAATTTGCTACTTTAGGTCTTGACGGTCTTTCCGCAAGACATAAAGCCATTTCTTCAAACATTGCTAACGCCGATACTCCTGATTACAAAAGAGTAGACGTAACTTTTGAAGATCAGTTAAGTAAAATTATAAATACCGAAGACTTAAAAGAAAATCAAAGATTGATAAATTCAATGGGAATGAATAATACCATTGATAACATCTTATCAAATAATCAGCCGAAAGCTCCTTTGAGCGTAAATTATAATGAGTCTTTTATGAAAATGTCCGACTTTAATCCTCAAACGGTAGAAAGTGATGAAAATGCTCCTAATACGAACGGAAATACTGTTAACATTGAACAGGAAATGAGTTCTTTGACAAAAAACGGTATGAGCTATAATGCACTTGCAAACTTACAATCAAGGGAATTCAAAAGCCTTGCGGAAATAATCAGAGGAGGTAATGTATAA
- a CDS encoding response regulator transcription factor, translating into MRSVSLQENRTVLIVDDNYDHASGIRELVKIESDFEVKGIAATAEIAISLIKKYKPDVVLMDINMPDMDGITAIQEIKKLDLDTKVIALTGYDDSDLIFRAMKVGARGYILKTMAASQLITAIQEVSNGKIYLPSSLTAKFFDHFQATLKEESKIKTDDSENLLSYLTQREEEVLELLTQGITYKGVAKQLFISETTVKTHVNNIFQKLQVNDRTQAVLYAINHSIGNRRKMKAAV; encoded by the coding sequence ATGCGTAGTGTTAGTTTACAAGAAAATAGAACCGTTTTAATCGTTGATGACAACTATGATCACGCTTCAGGAATCAGGGAACTTGTAAAAATCGAGAGCGATTTTGAAGTAAAAGGTATTGCAGCGACTGCTGAAATAGCCATTTCTCTTATTAAAAAATACAAACCTGACGTTGTATTAATGGACATTAACATGCCTGATATGGACGGAATTACAGCTATTCAGGAAATCAAAAAACTTGATTTAGATACCAAAGTTATTGCTTTAACAGGCTATGATGATTCAGATCTTATTTTTAGAGCAATGAAAGTCGGAGCAAGAGGATATATCTTAAAAACAATGGCTGCTTCACAATTAATCACAGCGATACAGGAAGTATCCAACGGGAAAATTTATCTTCCTTCCTCGCTTACTGCAAAATTCTTTGATCATTTTCAGGCCACCCTTAAAGAAGAGTCAAAAATTAAGACAGATGATTCAGAAAATCTTCTTTCATACCTTACACAAAGAGAAGAAGAAGTTCTTGAACTTCTTACACAGGGAATCACTTATAAAGGCGTTGCTAAACAATTATTTATCAGTGAAACAACAGTAAAAACACACGTAAATAATATATTCCAAAAATTACAGGTAAATGACAGAACACAGGCTGTACTTTATGCAATCAACCATTCCATCGGCAATAGAAGAAAAATGAAAGCAGCAGTTTAG
- the cdaA gene encoding diadenylate cyclase CdaA encodes MFEYLPHIDYHSIIGFVSPMFSSLRPVWNFNLFKNIFELLVLGAVIFKIYRYITGTHAEQLLKGILMLLLALLMSKLFNLQIIGKVLESVVNIVIFSLVVIFQPELRRFLGYIGQHGFFTKTSFVTDIESDVKEVIDQIVNAIKHLSKSHTGALIVFQNTEGMESTLEVGTKLNARISTELLLTIFHPNTPLHDGAVVINGDKILASSVLLPLTEDPKLSWQYGTRHRAAIGMSEISDATCLVVSEETGHISLANSGKLIQIEGLDKLKSELELVYGVSESIKEKDISTDIEKKKFGLQNLFGSDFSFSKYPKFLFKKIDRK; translated from the coding sequence GTGTTTGAATACTTGCCGCATATTGACTATCATTCAATCATAGGGTTTGTTTCCCCCATGTTCTCTTCTTTAAGACCGGTTTGGAATTTTAATCTTTTTAAAAATATCTTTGAACTGCTCGTACTGGGCGCAGTAATATTCAAAATTTATAGATACATAACGGGAACCCACGCTGAACAGCTATTGAAAGGCATTTTAATGCTTCTTTTGGCTCTTCTTATGAGCAAATTATTTAATCTTCAAATTATAGGAAAAGTTCTCGAAAGTGTTGTAAATATTGTAATATTTTCTCTTGTAGTAATATTTCAGCCGGAATTAAGGCGTTTTCTCGGCTATATTGGGCAGCATGGTTTTTTTACAAAGACTTCCTTTGTTACAGATATTGAATCTGATGTAAAAGAAGTTATTGATCAAATTGTGAATGCGATAAAACATCTTAGCAAATCCCATACAGGGGCTTTAATTGTATTTCAGAATACTGAAGGAATGGAAAGCACTCTTGAAGTTGGAACAAAATTAAACGCAAGAATCAGTACAGAATTATTATTAACTATATTTCATCCGAATACACCTCTTCATGACGGGGCTGTAGTTATCAATGGCGACAAAATTCTCGCCTCTAGCGTCCTTCTTCCATTGACTGAAGACCCAAAACTTAGTTGGCAGTACGGAACAAGACATCGAGCCGCTATAGGAATGTCAGAAATTTCTGATGCTACCTGTTTGGTTGTTTCCGAAGAAACAGGGCATATTTCACTTGCAAATAGCGGAAAATTAATACAAATAGAAGGTCTGGACAAATTAAAGTCAGAACTTGAATTAGTTTATGGTGTTTCAGAATCAATAAAAGAAAAAGACATTTCTACAGATATTGAAAAGAAAAAATTTGGACTGCAAAATCTTTTTGGATCTGATTTTTCGTTTTCAAAATATCCGAAGTTTCTTTTCAAAAAAATCGACAGGAAGTAA
- the flgC gene encoding flagellar basal body rod protein FlgC — protein MNFNALDISSSALTAQRIKMDTIASNIANVNTTRNADGTPGVYRRKEAVFASVYGNMVNGKNNNDESENSDETNSNADLSGSVSQNSGLSALNGVKVLQVGEDFKTPLNKVYNPSHPDADKDGYVNLPNVNVVSEMVDMISASRAYEANVTSINATKSMITSAMRI, from the coding sequence ATGAATTTCAACGCTTTAGATATAAGTTCTTCTGCCTTAACAGCACAGAGAATAAAAATGGACACAATTGCAAGCAACATTGCAAACGTAAATACAACAAGGAATGCTGACGGAACACCCGGTGTTTACAGAAGAAAAGAAGCAGTTTTTGCCTCTGTATACGGGAATATGGTAAACGGAAAAAATAATAACGATGAATCGGAAAATTCTGATGAGACAAACTCAAATGCGGATTTAAGCGGATCTGTAAGTCAAAATTCAGGACTTAGCGCACTCAACGGAGTTAAAGTTCTTCAGGTAGGAGAAGATTTTAAAACACCGCTTAACAAAGTTTATAATCCTTCTCATCCTGATGCAGACAAAGATGGCTATGTAAATCTTCCAAACGTAAATGTAGTAAGCGAAATGGTTGATATGATTTCAGCAAGCAGAGCTTATGAAGCGAATGTTACTTCAATAAATGCTACAAAAAGCATGATTACATCTGCTATGAGAATTTAA
- a CDS encoding type II toxin-antitoxin system ParD family antitoxin, producing MNISLTPALEKMVQDKVASGLYNSASEVIREALRLLSERDEIKKYRIEELNREIQEGLDDLAAGRVIDAKIAIKRLKEG from the coding sequence ATGAATATTTCGCTTACACCTGCTCTGGAAAAAATGGTTCAGGATAAAGTCGCGTCAGGTCTTTATAATTCAGCAAGTGAAGTCATAAGAGAAGCTTTAAGACTTCTTTCTGAACGCGATGAAATTAAAAAATACAGAATAGAAGAATTAAACAGAGAAATCCAGGAAGGTCTTGATGATTTAGCAGCCGGCAGAGTAATTGATGCTAAAATAGCAATAAAAAGACTTAAGGAAGGTTAG
- the fliE gene encoding flagellar hook-basal body complex protein FliE: protein MLEALSGLQGFNNLNSIGTGNINKLDNFMIQNDEVQGPENINPINEGINKIDFSKISNDDLELKADLKGLVEKNQSFDDSSQFDKSEITTGEVANKFSNVLGNYINSINEKNRDAEKAVETFASGGNIDMHTVMIASEKANLSMQLAVQMKNKILQAYQEISRMQV from the coding sequence ATGTTAGAAGCGTTATCAGGATTGCAAGGATTCAATAATTTAAATAGTATAGGGACTGGAAATATTAACAAGCTGGATAATTTTATGATTCAGAATGATGAGGTACAGGGTCCTGAAAATATTAACCCCATTAATGAGGGTATAAACAAAATAGATTTTTCTAAAATCAGTAATGATGATCTTGAGCTTAAAGCTGATCTTAAGGGGTTGGTTGAAAAAAATCAATCATTTGATGACAGCAGTCAATTTGATAAATCGGAAATAACAACAGGCGAAGTCGCAAATAAATTTTCTAACGTTCTCGGTAATTATATTAATAGTATTAACGAAAAAAACAGGGATGCGGAAAAAGCTGTTGAAACTTTTGCTTCAGGCGGAAACATAGACATGCACACCGTAATGATAGCGTCTGAAAAAGCCAATCTTTCTATGCAACTTGCTGTTCAGATGAAAAACAAAATTCTTCAGGCTTATCAGGAGATTTCCAGAATGCAAGTGTGA
- a CDS encoding RidA family protein produces MGIVEKIRELGYELPEVSKPIGAYIPALRLGNLVMTSGMLPIKDGKLAYTNEIGGVFHNVEDGYQAAKLCVLNGLAAINQLVPLDNIERIIKVTGYVNSAKSFTDQPKVINGASDFLVEIFGESGRHVRAAVGVNELPLGASVEIEFIVQVKD; encoded by the coding sequence ATGGGAATTGTTGAAAAAATTAGAGAACTCGGCTATGAGCTTCCGGAAGTATCAAAACCTATAGGCGCATATATACCTGCATTAAGACTGGGAAATCTTGTTATGACTTCAGGAATGTTGCCTATTAAAGACGGAAAACTTGCTTATACAAATGAAATTGGCGGAGTTTTTCATAATGTTGAAGATGGATATCAAGCCGCAAAACTATGTGTTTTAAATGGATTAGCCGCAATAAACCAGCTCGTTCCCCTTGATAATATTGAGCGAATAATCAAAGTTACAGGATATGTAAACAGCGCAAAATCTTTTACAGACCAACCAAAAGTAATAAACGGCGCATCTGATTTTCTTGTAGAAATTTTTGGAGAATCAGGTCGTCATGTAAGAGCCGCAGTAGGCGTAAATGAGCTTCCATTAGGCGCGTCAGTAGAAATAGAATTTATTGTTCAGGTCAAAGATTAA
- the lysA gene encoding diaminopimelate decarboxylase: MKNTVNQSIMPVTTKINAGGHLEIGGCDVVELAEKYGTPLYVYDEETLRNSCRQYKEAFSSYSNISILFASKAFMTQAVCAILKDEGFGLDVVSGGEIYTASSANFPMEKCYFNGNNKSSEELELALETGIGRITVDNFFEIELLDSIALSKNLQVDVILRITPGIECHTHEYIQTGHLDSKFGFDLTQIDEAIELIKERCPNLNLKGLHGHIGSQIFETNVYADLVEVVVSEFARIRDKFGITLEEMNLGGGLGVQYVSEDDPPSVFEIAEVILTALKQNLAKYNLPEPKIVIEPGRSIISNAGVTLYTVGSSKQVPEGKKYIAVDGGMADNPRPSMYQAKYNGIIANKANEKATETVTIAGRYCESGDVLINDAVLPETEPGDIICIFCTGAYNYSMASNYNRVPKPAGIIVQEGQSDVIIKRETYQDLISLDVIPERLKESNCHLV; this comes from the coding sequence ATGAAAAATACGGTTAACCAATCTATAATGCCGGTCACTACTAAAATTAATGCCGGTGGCCATCTTGAAATCGGCGGATGTGACGTTGTTGAATTAGCTGAAAAGTACGGTACTCCACTTTATGTATACGATGAAGAAACTTTAAGAAATAGTTGCAGGCAGTACAAAGAAGCTTTTTCTTCCTATAGTAATATTTCAATACTTTTTGCCTCTAAGGCTTTTATGACACAAGCTGTTTGTGCTATTCTCAAGGACGAAGGCTTCGGGCTGGACGTGGTTTCAGGCGGCGAAATTTATACAGCTTCAAGCGCAAACTTTCCTATGGAAAAATGCTATTTTAACGGAAATAACAAATCTTCAGAGGAGTTGGAGCTTGCTTTAGAAACAGGCATTGGAAGAATTACAGTCGATAACTTTTTCGAAATAGAGCTTCTTGACAGCATTGCCCTGTCAAAGAACCTTCAAGTCGACGTTATTTTAAGAATCACACCAGGTATCGAATGTCACACCCACGAATACATACAAACAGGACATCTTGACAGCAAATTCGGATTTGATTTAACACAGATTGATGAGGCTATAGAGCTTATAAAAGAAAGATGCCCTAATCTTAATTTAAAAGGCCTGCACGGACATATAGGCTCTCAAATCTTTGAAACAAACGTTTATGCTGATTTAGTAGAAGTTGTTGTCTCTGAATTTGCAAGAATTCGGGATAAATTTGGTATTACACTTGAAGAAATGAATTTGGGCGGTGGTCTTGGGGTTCAATACGTTTCAGAAGATGATCCTCCTTCTGTTTTTGAAATAGCAGAAGTTATTTTAACAGCTCTAAAACAAAATTTAGCGAAATATAACCTGCCTGAGCCCAAAATCGTTATTGAGCCGGGAAGAAGTATAATTTCTAACGCAGGAGTTACACTTTATACTGTAGGAAGCTCAAAACAAGTTCCTGAAGGCAAGAAATATATAGCAGTTGACGGAGGGATGGCTGATAACCCAAGACCTTCAATGTATCAAGCAAAATATAACGGGATTATCGCTAATAAAGCTAATGAAAAAGCTACAGAGACAGTGACAATAGCAGGAAGATACTGCGAATCAGGAGATGTGTTAATAAATGATGCCGTACTTCCTGAAACAGAGCCAGGTGATATTATTTGTATATTCTGTACAGGGGCTTACAATTATTCTATGGCGAGTAATTATAATCGTGTGCCGAAACCGGCAGGAATTATTGTACAAGAAGGTCAATCTGATGTTATAATAAAAAGAGAAACCTATCAGGATTTAATTTCTCTTGATGTAATTCCTGAAAGGTTAAAGGAAAGCAACTGTCATCTTGTATAA
- the fliG gene encoding flagellar motor switch protein FliG yields MADHHHNNTLTISSMSSTQKVATLLIALGPATATEVLKNLADDELIEQITLDIANLTKIPTEVIDEVLEEFYSLFQASNFLNRGGPDYAKKLLSDTFGDQKAGLLFEKLAANKADPFQFFNNADAAQLATSFQNENPQLIALILAYLKPDKAALVLSNLSDQLQAMVAIKIAEMDRTNPEILGEVEKIIESKFSAVVSQDFSKAGGIEALADILNRADRTAERKIMEILEVQDLEMAEKIRELMFVFEDVTKLDDRSVQRVLREVETKDLALALKGSNEDLKDKIFRNMSERASGMLKDDMEYMGPVRSKEVQEAQTKVVAVIRALEATGEITIFRDEAEDDLIE; encoded by the coding sequence ATGGCTGATCATCATCACAATAATACTTTAACCATTAGCTCTATGAGCAGCACTCAAAAAGTTGCCACTCTTTTAATTGCTCTTGGACCGGCTACAGCCACAGAAGTACTAAAAAATTTGGCTGATGATGAATTAATTGAACAAATTACTCTTGATATCGCAAATCTCACTAAAATACCAACAGAAGTTATTGATGAAGTGCTTGAAGAGTTTTATTCTCTGTTTCAGGCAAGCAATTTTTTGAACCGCGGCGGTCCTGATTATGCTAAAAAACTTTTGTCAGATACTTTTGGCGATCAAAAAGCGGGTCTGCTTTTTGAAAAACTAGCTGCGAACAAGGCTGATCCTTTTCAATTTTTTAATAATGCCGATGCTGCACAACTTGCAACGTCTTTTCAAAACGAAAATCCTCAACTTATTGCTTTAATTCTGGCTTATTTAAAGCCTGATAAAGCTGCATTAGTTTTAAGCAATCTTTCTGATCAGCTTCAAGCAATGGTGGCAATAAAAATAGCTGAAATGGACAGAACAAATCCTGAGATATTGGGAGAAGTAGAAAAAATTATTGAAAGTAAGTTTTCAGCAGTTGTTTCTCAGGATTTTTCAAAAGCCGGCGGCATAGAAGCACTGGCTGATATACTTAACCGCGCGGATAGAACGGCTGAAAGAAAAATCATGGAGATTTTAGAAGTTCAGGATCTCGAAATGGCAGAAAAAATAAGAGAACTTATGTTTGTATTTGAAGATGTTACAAAGCTTGATGACAGATCAGTTCAGCGTGTACTGCGTGAAGTTGAGACAAAAGACCTTGCACTTGCGCTCAAAGGCTCTAATGAAGACCTTAAAGATAAAATATTCAGAAACATGTCAGAAAGAGCATCGGGTATGCTCAAAGATGATATGGAATACATGGGACCTGTGAGATCAAAAGAAGTTCAGGAAGCTCAAAC
- a CDS encoding pyridoxine 5'-phosphate synthase, with protein MVTLGVNIDHIATIRQARGGAEPDPVSAAAIVEIAGGDAITVHLREDRRHINDRDVKILSNTVKTRLNLEMAATEEMQKIALEIKPYSVTLVPEKRQELTTEGGLDVIKQKEYLKEYLKPLLEAQIIVSLFIDPDLEQVKASAETKAQFIELHTGQYAESFDTLEEDKTFHELEKAAELAQELGLKVNAGHGLNYQNTKRILSIPGMVELNIGHSIVSRAVFTGLDQAVKDMKHLLFS; from the coding sequence ATGGTTACACTTGGAGTAAATATAGATCATATTGCAACGATACGACAGGCAAGAGGCGGCGCGGAGCCGGATCCTGTTTCAGCGGCAGCAATAGTTGAAATTGCAGGCGGAGATGCAATAACTGTTCACCTACGGGAAGACAGGCGGCACATCAATGACAGGGATGTAAAAATTTTAAGTAATACTGTTAAAACCCGTCTTAACCTTGAAATGGCTGCAACTGAAGAAATGCAGAAAATCGCGCTGGAAATAAAACCTTACAGTGTTACTCTTGTCCCAGAAAAAAGGCAGGAATTAACAACAGAGGGAGGTCTTGATGTTATTAAACAAAAAGAATATCTTAAAGAATACTTAAAACCTCTATTGGAAGCACAAATAATTGTCAGCCTTTTTATAGACCCTGATTTGGAACAGGTAAAAGCAAGTGCTGAAACCAAAGCTCAATTCATAGAACTTCATACGGGGCAGTATGCAGAAAGCTTTGATACACTTGAAGAAGACAAGACCTTTCATGAATTGGAAAAAGCAGCTGAACTTGCACAAGAACTCGGTTTGAAAGTAAATGCAGGTCATGGATTGAACTACCAAAACACCAAAAGAATTTTATCAATTCCCGGAATGGTTGAGCTGAATATAGGGCATTCAATAGTTTCTAGAGCTGTTTTTACCGGTTTAGATCAGGCGGTCAAAGATATGAAGCATCTCCTGTTTTCTTAA
- a CDS encoding HAMP domain-containing sensor histidine kinase, with product MKKVSKYNSKTSIKDLFNYIELDSYTRQTLATLFRCFLETIIENRYPSVIFARLKNSQGFQGLLNRLKYTESKVYAYSDNIEGFNSIASNHPGLENDEFLVIIAERFSACIYWNESNTGVLGLCEGFCSMNPEDTKSVIEFLQEIAYNENVEKDLSKILQDRRNNEKFTTILRKLITNLESGQRDLICANTELKDVCEKTVPIEKHSAIDQLCSTIAHELRNPLGMIGLHAKIISKNIKKLRIKDQEVFESLMNSTNSISCASQNFEALLTELTDYSKPMFLEKTETDINKTLLEVINLVKPSFESKNVSLSFENLLNENFKVAFDKTKVHQAVLNIVKNALEVSKSEDKVKIFVDYSNENNSILIKISDEGSGIAPEFREKIFTPYFTTKKTGTGLGLARARKIMEAHGGSLLISSTDTEGTTFVMSLPIELIYISAY from the coding sequence ATGAAAAAAGTTTCAAAGTACAATTCAAAAACATCTATAAAAGATTTATTTAATTATATAGAACTTGATTCATATACAAGGCAAACCCTTGCTACTCTTTTCAGGTGTTTTCTTGAAACCATTATAGAAAATAGATACCCGTCAGTAATTTTTGCCAGACTAAAAAATTCACAAGGTTTTCAAGGGCTTTTAAACAGACTTAAGTACACTGAATCGAAAGTATATGCCTACTCTGATAATATAGAAGGATTTAACAGCATTGCTTCGAATCATCCGGGTCTTGAAAACGATGAGTTTCTTGTAATCATTGCCGAAAGGTTTTCTGCCTGCATATATTGGAACGAATCAAACACAGGTGTTTTGGGACTGTGCGAAGGTTTCTGCTCAATGAATCCTGAAGATACAAAATCCGTCATCGAATTTCTTCAGGAAATTGCTTACAATGAAAATGTTGAAAAAGATTTATCAAAAATCTTGCAGGATAGAAGAAATAACGAAAAATTCACAACTATTTTAAGAAAACTCATAACAAATCTTGAAAGTGGGCAAAGAGACTTAATTTGTGCAAATACCGAATTAAAAGATGTTTGCGAAAAAACAGTTCCTATCGAAAAACATTCGGCTATTGATCAATTATGCTCAACAATAGCGCATGAATTAAGAAATCCACTCGGAATGATAGGTTTGCATGCAAAAATAATTTCAAAAAACATTAAAAAGCTGAGAATAAAAGACCAAGAAGTGTTTGAAAGTCTTATGAATTCAACAAATTCTATAAGCTGCGCTTCTCAAAATTTTGAGGCACTTTTAACTGAATTAACAGATTATTCAAAACCGATGTTTCTTGAAAAAACCGAAACTGATATTAACAAAACATTATTGGAGGTTATAAACCTTGTTAAGCCTTCCTTTGAGTCAAAAAATGTAAGTCTTTCATTCGAAAACCTGCTTAATGAAAATTTTAAAGTCGCTTTTGATAAAACAAAAGTGCATCAAGCTGTTTTAAATATCGTTAAAAACGCTCTTGAAGTTTCAAAATCAGAAGACAAGGTAAAAATATTTGTTGATTACAGCAATGAAAACAATTCGATTTTAATAAAAATTTCAGATGAAGGCTCAGGAATAGCGCCTGAATTTAGAGAAAAAATCTTTACACCTTACTTTACGACTAAAAAAACCGGAACAGGTTTAGGACTTGCGCGGGCAAGAAAAATAATGGAAGCACATGGCGGAAGTTTATTAATCAGTTCAACAGACACAGAAGGAACAACCTTTGTAATGTCGCTTCCGATTGAATTAATTTATATAAGCGCTTATTAA
- a CDS encoding type II toxin-antitoxin system RelE/ParE family toxin has translation MELILTERAYKDLAEIKEYISLDNPTAAKELLSDFEKALDNLALMPKIGHINQTLTNKNVRFLNVKKYVIIYKINDDNIAVIRISSTYRDIYEMLSDY, from the coding sequence ATGGAACTTATTCTTACTGAAAGAGCATACAAGGACTTAGCAGAAATTAAAGAATATATATCATTAGACAATCCAACAGCCGCTAAAGAGCTTCTGTCCGATTTTGAAAAAGCCTTAGATAATTTAGCTTTAATGCCTAAAATTGGACATATTAACCAAACCCTTACAAATAAAAATGTTAGATTTTTAAACGTAAAAAAATATGTAATTATCTATAAAATCAATGATGACAACATTGCAGTCATTAGAATATCAAGTACTTACCGTGATATTTATGAAATGCTATCTGATTACTAA
- the fliF gene encoding flagellar basal-body MS-ring/collar protein FliF, translating to METQLSVILNDIKKLWNGLEFMQKLVIMLLLVASVFAVSFIAIKSMEPEWGVLYSDLSDTDANAVIESLKKSGYPFKLSDDRKTILVPLKAKEELRLMVAQNDVIQDSNPGFDLLNKMQFGATDFQNKLTRQKIFQDELIKTIEKIRGIQKARVQIAEPDRSVFADKDEQPSASVMLILESGTKLKADQIKAIKNLVAYGIPRLTPEKVFVTDQSGVNLAEDSDSANSSGDDYKTQFEKEAVKKVQKVIQNIVGVGNVSVEVSADINFDRTKTTTEKYLPATDSNGVPTGVLSDSKEESEVYDKGQKAAGNTDAAINASEPSSGKNYEKIRTSKNYNVSKEVSQVVYAPGKVQRMTIAVALNKILTTKEKDEIKKLVISASGADETRGDIITITGMQFAMNPDEQGNQMVSQLDKTNSQQFLIQSIAPLVVILVLGLGALFVLSSLFKKPLSGEIYDSGRYYGDEAIENEEPGMISASGEGVPILGTSMDPVLEKIKTDINATILSDPAEAARLLQSFIKD from the coding sequence TTGGAAACACAATTAAGTGTAATTTTAAATGATATAAAAAAATTATGGAACGGACTGGAGTTCATGCAAAAACTGGTTATCATGCTTTTGCTTGTTGCTTCAGTTTTTGCGGTTTCTTTTATAGCTATTAAATCAATGGAACCCGAATGGGGGGTTCTTTACAGTGATTTATCGGATACCGATGCAAATGCTGTTATAGAAAGCCTGAAAAAATCAGGTTATCCTTTCAAATTAAGCGATGACAGAAAAACAATTCTGGTTCCACTAAAAGCAAAAGAAGAATTAAGACTTATGGTTGCCCAAAATGACGTTATTCAAGACAGCAACCCCGGTTTTGACCTATTAAACAAAATGCAGTTTGGTGCTACTGACTTTCAGAATAAACTGACAAGGCAAAAGATTTTTCAGGATGAATTAATAAAAACAATAGAAAAAATAAGAGGAATACAAAAAGCTCGAGTTCAAATTGCAGAACCCGACAGGTCTGTATTTGCCGATAAAGACGAACAGCCTTCGGCTTCCGTTATGCTTATTCTTGAAAGTGGAACAAAACTTAAAGCTGACCAAATTAAAGCGATTAAAAACCTTGTGGCTTACGGAATACCTAGACTTACACCCGAAAAAGTTTTTGTTACAGACCAAAGCGGAGTTAATCTGGCAGAAGATTCAGACAGTGCAAACAGCTCAGGAGATGACTATAAAACGCAATTTGAAAAAGAAGCTGTAAAAAAAGTTCAAAAAGTTATTCAGAATATTGTAGGGGTCGGCAATGTTTCTGTTGAAGTAAGCGCAGATATTAATTTTGACAGAACAAAAACCACTACAGAAAAATATCTTCCTGCAACAGACAGCAACGGAGTTCCCACAGGAGTTCTTTCTGATTCAAAAGAGGAATCAGAAGTTTACGATAAAGGTCAAAAAGCAGCAGGAAACACAGATGCAGCAATTAATGCTTCCGAGCCTTCTTCCGGAAAAAATTATGAAAAAATAAGAACATCAAAAAATTATAATGTTTCCAAAGAAGTTAGTCAGGTTGTGTACGCCCCGGGTAAAGTCCAAAGAATGACTATTGCTGTCGCTCTTAATAAAATTCTTACAACAAAAGAAAAAGACGAAATCAAAAAACTTGTAATTTCGGCGAGCGGTGCTGATGAAACAAGAGGTGATATAATTACAATTACAGGAATGCAGTTTGCAATGAATCCTGACGAGCAGGGAAATCAAATGGTAAGCCAATTGGACAAAACCAATTCGCAGCAATTTTTGATACAAAGCATAGCCCCGCTGGTTGTGATTCTCGTTCTTGGTCTTGGTGCTCTTTTTGTTCTCAGCTCCCTGTTCAAGAAGCCTTTAAGCGGAGAAATCTATGATTCTGGAAGATATTATGGCGATGAAGCAATTGAGAACGAAGAACCCGGCATGATTTCAGCATCGGGAGAAGGTGTTCCAATTCTTGGAACAAGCATGGATCCTGTTCTGGAAAAAATAAAAACAGATATAAATGCCACAATTCTTTCTGATCCGGCAGAAGCGGCACGTCTACTACAGTCATTTATAAAGGATTAA